From the genome of Vicia villosa cultivar HV-30 ecotype Madison, WI linkage group LG2, Vvil1.0, whole genome shotgun sequence, one region includes:
- the LOC131648383 gene encoding gibberellin 3-beta-dioxygenase 1-like: MPSLSEAYRAHPVHISHKHPDFNSLQELPESYNWTHLDDHTINSNNIMKESTSSVPIIDLNDPNASKLIGLACKTWGVYQVMNHGIPLNLLEDIQWLGQTLFSLPSQQKVKATRSPDGVSGYGLARISSFFPKLMWYEGFTIVGSPLDHFRQLWPQDYAKYCDIVMQYDETMKKLAGKLMCLMLDSLGITKEDIKWAGSKAQFEKACAALQLNSYPSCPDPDHAMGLAPHTDSTFLTILSQNDISGLQVQREGSGWVTVPPLHGALVVNVGDLFHILSNGLYPSVLHRVLVNRTRQRFSVAYLYGPPSNVEICPHAKLVGPTKPPLYRSVTWNEYLGTKAKHFNKALSSVRLCTPINGLFDVNDSNKNSVQVG, translated from the exons ATGCCTTCACTCTCAGAAGCCTATAGAGCACACCCTGTGCACATTAGCCACAAGCACCCTGATTTCAACTCACTTCAAGAACTTCCCGAGTCTTACAATTGGACACACCTTGATGATCACACCATTAATTCCAATAATATTATGAAGGAAAGTACTAGTAGTGTCCCTATTATTGATCTCAATGACCCTAATGCTTCAAAGCTAATAGGACTTGCATGCAAAACATGGGGGGTGTATCAAGTAATGAACCATGGCATCCCCTTAAACCTTCTTGAGGATATTCAATGGCTTGGACAAACACTTTTCTCTCTTCCTTCTCAACAAAAAGTCAAAGCCACTCGTTCCCCGGATGGCGTTTCGGGATATGGTCTTGCTCGTATCTCTTCCTTCTTCCCCAAACTCATGTGGTATGAGGGGTTTACTATCGTCGGTTCCCCTCTTGACCATTTTCGACAACTTTGGCCTCAAGATTATGCTAAATACTG TGATATTGTCATGCAATATGATGAGACCATGAAAAAGTTAGCAGGAAAATTAATGTGTCTAATGTTGGACTCTCTTGGTATTACAAAGGAAGATATCAAATGGGCCGGGTCAAAAGCCCAATTTGAAAAAGCTTGTGCAGCTCTCCAACTAAACTCCTACCCTAGTTGTCCGGACCCGGATCACGCGATGGGTCTCGCCCCGCACACGGACTCTACATTTTTAACTATCCTTTCTCAAAACGACATAAGCGGGTTACAAGTTCAGCGCGAGGGTTCAGGGTGGGTCACAGTTCCCCCGCTTCACGGAGCCTTGGTCGTTAACGTGGGCGACCTCTTTCATATTTTATCGAACGGACTATATCCTAGCGTGCTCCATCGAGTTTTAGTGAACCGGACCCGACAAAGATTTTCCGTTGCTTATTTATATGGGCCCCCTTCCAATGTAGAGATTTGTCCACATGCAAAATTAGTAGGCCCAACAAAACCCCCTCTTTATAGGTCAGTAACTTGGAATGAGTACCTTGGCACAAAAGCAAAACATTTCAACAAAGCACTCTCATCTGTTAGACTTTGTACACCTATTAATGGTTTGTTTGATGTAAACGATTCTAACAAAAATAGTGTCCAAGTGGGCTAA